The genome window TTTGCCTACTGGCTTGGTGGTATAAAACGGCTCAAAAATACGCTCAAGTGATTCAGCTGGAATGCCGATGCCATGATCGGTAATAGAAATGCACAGATGATCCTCGGCTAACGCTGTGGTGGAAAGCGTTTTAGGCTCAAGCCATGTACGAACTTCGATCTGCGCACCGTCAGGGGAGGCATCAATCGCATTGTCTACCAGATTGGTCCATACCTGACTCAGCGCTACGCCGGAGGTTTGAATGCTTGCCGGACTGGCATCGAAATGCTTTGTTACGCTTACCTGCTTCAGGCGCAGCTTGTGGCCCAGCATCGTGAGAGTGCTCTGGATGCTGTCGTGGACATCGACACTGCGCAGAGTGCAGCGGTCGTCGTAGGCGAACTTTTTAACAGCCATCACCAGATCTGAAACCCGGGTAACGCTATCCTCGATGGAATCCACCAGCGATACGCTTGAAACCAGGGATTCAAGCCAGTTCAACGGATCGGAGAGGCCATCGTTTGCAAATGCTTCTCGCGTGCATTCGAGGGCCTTGGGATTGAGCCCAATTCCTACCAGCGAAGGGGCAATTTTGTAGGCGTTTTCGACTCCCGCCGATTCCAGCCACTCAGCCATCGCTTCTTCCGCGTCGGATTGCTCCAGCGAACTCATGGCCGTAACGTGGGCATGGCTGATTGCTTCGGCCTGCAGATCGCGCATACAGGAAACCTGTTCCGGGGTCGTCTTGCGGTCGCAGAAGCGAAAACTCAGCTCCTGCAGACGAAGCAGGTTGGCTCGTAACTGGGATGCGGCCCGCTTGGCCGCCGAGCCGGGATTGTGTAATTCATGCATGAGGCCTGCGGCCAGCGTACCCAGGGACACCAGCTTTTCGCGGTGAGCAGCTTCAGCCTGATAAGCCTGCATGCGCTGAGCCATGTGGCTCAATACAACCTTGCGGATCGATGGCTGGCAGGACATCATGTTCCAGAAATCCGCTTCTGAGAAACGCAGCAGAATGGAGGGGGAAGTGGCAAAGACTCGAACCGTGGGGGGCTTGCCCGCCAGCAGCAGAACTTCGCCGAAGCTCTCGCCGGCCTTGGCGACGCCGAGCCGAAAGACGGAGCCATCTTTTTCTACCCGGTCGGCGCTGACTTCCCCTTCGAGGACGATGAAATAGGCCAGGACGGGGTCCGTCGGGTCGAGGATTGCTCCATCCACCGGGATGTGGAGCAGTTCTGCCCGGCTAAGCCCACAGAGGTCTTCGGGCGTAAGGTCTGCAAAAATAGCGACCTTACTCAGTTGTTCTGCAAAATCGCCGAGTTCTACTGTCTCGGTAATGGTTTGTGGTACTTCGCCCATGTGAGTTCTACCCGCACTGTCTTCTGGCTGATTCACTTCCGCCAGTAATTTCCGGCATCTTCCATATAAGAATGGATGTGACGCTGCCCCGAAGGATTCGATTCCTGTTACCGCTTTTTGGTTATACCGCTATTTTGATGTAACCCTTCGCTGCTTTCAATAGCATTTCAACCCTAGAAACTCGCAAGATACTGGTGAGCGAATTGGACGGCGATGGATCCTTCCCCTACCGCCGACGCAGCCCGCTTTACCGACCCATGTCGAACATCCCCGGCGACAAAGACACCAGGAACACTCGTTTCCAGCAGAAACGGATCGCGGTCCTGCTTCCAGGTTGCTGCAAATCCCGGTGCAGCTTTCAGTTCCGGTCCGGCAAGGATGAACCCTTTTTCATCTCGTAAAACTACGTTTGGAAGCCATTCCGTTCCCGGAACAGCCCCAATGAACACGAAAAGAGAGCCCGCTTCGCGTACCATTTCACCGGTTGGGCTACAGGTTCTGACGGACTGAAGATGGCCGTTGCCTTCGGCTGAGAGTACGCGCGTATTGGACTCGATCACGATATTGGGCGTACGAGCGATTTCGTCAATCAAGTACTTGGACATGCTCGCTTCCAGTCCATTCGACCGAACCAGCATGGTTACCTTGCAGGCAAATTTGGCAAAATGCAACGCTGCCTGCCCGGCAGAGTTGGCCCCGCCCACGATAAATACGTCTTCGTCCTTGCAGGCAGCGGCCTCGACCAGCGCTGCTCCGTAATAAACTCCTCGGCCGGTCAGGTGCTCCACTCCGGGAATATCCAATCGCCGGTATTCCACACCGGTTGCCAGTAGCAGGACATGGCTGGAAACCTCGCGCCCGTCCGATAGCACGACAAAGCGGTATTGACCTTCCACGCGCATTCCGACCGCACGCTGGGTCAGGAATTCAGCCCCAAAACGGACTCCCTGCATGTGTGCACGCCGTCCCAGATCCGATCCGGTGATGCCAGAGGGAAAGCCGAGGTAATTTTCAATCAGGGAAGAAGAGCCCGCCTGGCCGCCAGGAGCCTCGGGTTCTATGACCAGTGTTTTCAATCCCTCGGACGCGCCGTAAACAGCCGCTGCCAGTCCGGCCGGTCCGGCACCGACGACGATGATGTCGTAGAAGTCCTGTGCCGCCTGGGTACGCAGGCCTACACGCGTGGCCAGAGCTTCCTGCTCCGGATCCACCAGTGAGCTTCCGTCGGAAAACAGCACAACTGGCAGTGCTTCCGGGTCCAGGGAGCGTTCTTTCAGGAGCTGCTGCGCGTCGTCGCTTGCTGCCGCATCCAGCCAGCGGTAAGGAACGTGATTGCGCGAGAGAAAGCTGCGCAATTGATGGTCTTTGAGCGACCATCGATGACCGATCACCCGCAGTCCCTCAAACCTTGGCTGATAGCCCGCGTTCCAGTCCTGCAACAGGTCATCCAGTACCGGGTAGAGTTTTTCCTCCGGCGGATCCCAGGGCTTGGTCAGGTAATAGTGGATGCGTGCGGAATTGATGGCGCGGATCGCGGCTTCTGTATCGGCATAAGCCGTCAAAAGCACCCGGCGCGCTTTCGGATAAATCTCCAGCGCGGTTTCCAAAAACTCCACGCCGGTCATGCCGGGCATTCGCTGGTCGCTGAGTAAAAGGGCCACGGCCTCGTCGCGCACTTTCAACTGGCGCAGAGTGTCCAGGGCAGCAGGCCCGCTTCCGGCTCGCATGATGCGATATGTCGAGCCATATTTACGGCGGAGATCCTGCACCACCGCTTCCAACACACTGATATCGTCGTCTACTGCTAGAAGAATAGGCCTGGTCATAACCGTTCTTTATTCCTGAACTCAAGTGTAGACCTTTACATCGAACGGGCCAATTGCATCGTGCTGTTATCCATTATTTTCTCTCTGTGACAAGTAAGCATCATTTCTGTAGCGCACGAAGGAACATACCTGTACTCTTGTGAGTACTTACACGGTTACGAGCGAGCATTCTTTCGGATTCAGGGCTTACTAAAGGCATGTTTCCTGGCTCAAAATGCCTCAATGCGAGACATTCTTGGGCTGTTATGATTTTTGCCGATAACAGCCACAGAGGTAGAGTTCGCCGCTGTGTGCCTGTAAGTGACAGAAGCATAGGATACTCGCAGTATTTGGTAGGAAGTGAGGCTCGATTCATGAACAAAGTTATATTGGCTGATTCCCAGGCAATCTTCCGTGCGGGCACGGCCAAGGTGCTTGCGATGGATGAGAATTTGCGGATTATTGCTCAATGTTCCGATGTCGAGCGAATGATGCACGCGATCACTACATTTCCAGGAGCGATTGTGATCCTGGCCTCAGTTCTCAAGCCGGAGATAGGGCGTCTCAATATCCTGCTTACCAGTGCCGGCAGCCGTGGAATCGTCATTATCGAAAACTCCGAATCCTCGGCGCCTTATGTTCAGCAGGGATTTCACGGAGTGCTCTTTCGCAATACCTCTGGTTCGGCCATGGTGGAGTGCGTACGTCGCGTGGCCGCCGGTGAAATCTGGCAGCCCCTGCAATCAGCATTCGTCGAGATGGCGGATGAGGATATGGTCGGTACGCGCGTTCGAGATCGCCTGACGCCGAAAGAGATGCGAATTGTGGCTCTGATCGTGCAGGGATGCAAAAATCGCGAAATCGCTACCCGCCTCAGAACCACAGAGCAAGTGATCAAGAATTACCTGCGCTCCATTTATGACAAGACCGGTGTCAGCGATCGGCTGGAACTTGCGCTCTTTACCTTGCATCACCGCGTACTGGCAGAGGCCGCAGCGGATGTCGGCAGCCGAATCGATGCCGAGGAGCGAGCCAATACGACGGAAGCTGTCGGCAAAGTCGAGTCCATATCGAGAACCGGAACATAGGCCTCCCATAGAGGCCTATAACTACTCCGTCCGCAGAGCTTCCATTGGATTAAGCCGCGAAGCCCGCTGAGCAGGCAGCCAGACGGCCAGCAGGGCTACACCGGTCAAGATGATCGGCACGCTTATAAAGACAAACGGGTCCCAGCCTTTGACTCCATAAAGCAGACTGGCTATCAGGTGAGTCAGTCCGAAAGCCGCGCCCATCCCGATCACGACTCCAGCCAGCGCCAGGCGCATTCCCTGCCATACCACCAGCTTTGTGATGCGTCCGCGATCTGCGCCCATCGCCATGCGAATGCCGATCTCCTGTGTCCTTTGCTGCACGGAATAGGCCATTAGTCCGTAGATTCCAATCGCAGCCAGAATCAATGCTGAACCGCCAAAGATCGACAGCAGCAGCATATTAAAATCCTGGCGCGCGGTTGAGCGCACAACGATCTCCTCCATGGAGCGAACCCGCGCCACCGGCAAACCGCCGCTGGATTTGCGCAGTTCTTCACTTACCATGGCTGTCAGTTGATGCGGTTCCACCTTGGTTCGGATAATCCACGAAATCGGTGCCACTTTGGAATTCAGTTCCGTCAGTCCATCGGTCATCTGGGCCAGCGGAACGATCATCTTTGGCTCCGGATTGCGATTCAGCCCACCATCCCGCACGTCGCCGACTACTCCAACGATCAATCTTGCAGGCTCCTCAAACTCCGGTCCTACGCCGTGGCCGATCAGAATCTGTTGTCCTACAGGATTTTCGCCTTTCTTCCAGAACTGTTTGGCCATGGCTTCATTGATCAAGGCCACGCCCTGCGCTCCGCCGGTGTCATTGTCAGTAAAATCGCGCCCATGCAGAATGGGGATCTTGAAGGCGTCGTAATATCCAGGGGATACGGCCATCCATCCTGCGCCGTCAGGCTGGCCGTTCTGTGGCCGCCCCACGATAGTGAAGGGCAAACCAAACCCGCCCACTAAAGGCATCGAATTCGTTGCTGCGGCCGTGACCACGCCGGGCATCGCGTTCAGCCTCTGCCGCCCCTCGCGTATCACTTGCGCCACTCCGGCAGTCTTCTCAAAATTCGGCCCATTCATGGCCATCTCAGCGGTCAGGACGTTGTGCGAGTTGAAGCCCGGATCGACCAATCGCAGAGCCACAAAAGTCCGAATCAGCAGGGAAGCGCCAATTAGCAGAACCAGCGCGAGCGAAACCTCGCTCACCACCAGCAGAGAACGCATCTTGCTGGTCCGCAGGCTGCCGCCCGATCCCTTGCTGTTCTCTTTCATGGCGCTGCTGAGATCGGGCTTCGAGGCTTCAATCGCAGGAACAAGTCCAAAGAGAATCCCGGTCAGAAACGAGATGCCCAGCGTGAAAAGTGCGACATGCCAGTCCAAACCGACCAGCACTCCATTTTCACCAATTCTGGGAATATCGCCGGGGCTCGATGCCAGCAGCGCCCGCACTCCTACGACTCCCAGAATCATCCCGAGTATTCCGCCAGCGAGTGCCAGCACGATGCTCTCCGTCAGCAACTGACGAATGATGCGGCCGCGTCCCGCGCCGAGCGCTGAGCGAATGGCGAACTCCCGCCGCCGGCTTGCAGCGCGTACCATCAGCAGGTTGGCCACGTTGGCGCAGGCAATCAGCAGCACAAAACTTACCGCGCCAACCAGCACCAGCAGAGACGAGCGCACGTCGCTAACGACGGAGTCTTTGAGTAACTGTGCATCAAACCCGCCGCGCTGATTGGCCCCGGGATACTTGCGGTTAAATTCCGCCGCAGCCAGCTTTAACTGAGCCTGTACCTGGGATAGCGTTATTCCCGGCCTCATCCGCGCCGCAGCGACAAAATAGTGTGCCTGGTCGCTCGTATTTGGGTCGAACTGGTATGGAATCCATAGATCGGCAGCCGGGTCTGTGTCGAAATCGCCAGTCACTCCAACCACGGTGTAAGGTAGATTGGCGATTGAAATCGACCTGCCAATCAGATGTGGATCGCTCCCGAACTTACGCTTCCATAGCCCATTGCTCACCACCACGACATTGCCGCCATGTGGCCGGTCTTCGTCGCGAGTGAATCCTCTACCCAGTGCGAATGGCGCTCCAAAGACGCGGAAGTAGCCCTCGGTCACATGCACGCCGTGAACCTGCTCGGGAATGCCTCCGGTCAGGTTCATGCCACCGCCGCCATCGTAGCCTGCCACGTCCTGGAAGACACTGGTTTGTTCCTGCCACACATGCAGTTTGGTCGCCGACGCGCCCGGGCCTTCACCGTCCGGACTCGTGAGCAGAATCTGTACAATCCTGTCTGGCTCTGGGTAGGACAGTGGCTTGAGCAGCACGGTATTCACCACGGAGAAGATAGCGGTGTCAGCCCCGATTCCAAGCGCCAACGCGGCAACTACCGCGATGGTAAACGCCGGATTCTTAACAAACATGTGCAGGGCATGCTTCAGGTCATCACGTAAATTGTCCACGGTAACACTCCCCAATAGAGATTTGCTTCTGAACGGATCGCCAGATATGGACTGCTTTAGATTTATGGCTCAAGACGGATTCGTGGTCTAACGCCATTCCATATGCTGGGTTACGAAAAAGAGAAGAAGATTGTTCTCGAAAAATGCCTGACGGGGGAAAGTACTGTAAGGAAGACGCACCCACGCCGTCATTTGTAATCTGACACGCAAAAATTTATTGAATTAATTGCTTCGGTGAAGCTGGCGTAGAAAATCTCTACGCCAGAAGAGGAAGATTAAATAATTCAGATAATTCGTCTGCAATGCCGGCAGCGGAAGCCAGTATGGCATTGCCTTTCAACAGGCCGTCGCCAGCTAGAAAGTCATTGACTCGGCCGCCTGCTTCTTTCACGAGGACCAGTCCGGCGAGGCAATCCCAGGAATACATATGTGTCTCCATGCAGGCATCGACGCGTCCGGCGGCAACGTTGGCCACAGCCAATGCGCCTGACCCGCCTCCGCGAAGAGCCACACCTTTGCTCATTACTTTTTCCAGCACGGAGAGATAGGCTGCCTGTGGCTGCCGCGAAGCGCGCCCCATTTCAAGCAGGGATTGATCTAGCTGCGTAACCTTTGTTGTCTTGATCTTCTCACCGTTCAGAGTTGCGCCCATACCGGTCGCGGCGGCAAACAATTCATCGCTCATCGGTGCATAGATCACGCCGATTGAGGCTACGCCATTCAACACAAAGGCAATGGACACGCAGAAATGTGCGATGCCGCGGGCAAAGTTGGACGTGCCATCGATTGGATCGACGACCCATGTGCGGTCGCTCACCTGGCCGCCATCTTCTTCGCCCAGAAATGTGTCTCCGGGGAAAGCGCCTAGCAGGCGTTCACGCACCAGCTTTTCTACCTCACCGTCTGTTGCGGTGAGGTAATCGTGTGGGCCTTTGAATTTGAAGCTCATGGCGTCGCGATCCAGAAAGCGACGCTTCTGCAGAACTCCCGCCTCGCGAGCTACGGCGCAGGCAATCAACAGCCGATGTTGCAAAGAATCTTGTGTCATGTGCTCTTTCGTCTTGAAGCCACGCAGGTGGCGTACTAAAGCTTTTCGGCTACCGACTTGGCTTGCGTAAACAACAGCAGATAATCCGGGCCGCCCGCCTTCGAGTCCGTGCCGCTCATGTTGAAGCCGCCAAAAGGATGCGCTCCGACCATCGCGCCGGTGCACTTGCGATTGAGATAAAGATTGCCGACGTGGAACTCTTCCGCGGCATGATTGAGCCGGTCGCGGTCGTTGGTGTAGATCGAGCCCGTCAGACCGAACTCAGTGTTATTGGCGACAGCCAATCCTTCTTCATAGCTATCGACCTTGATAATCGCCAGTACCGGTCCGAAGATCTCTTCCTGAGAAATCACGGCATCGGCAT of Acidicapsa ligni contains these proteins:
- a CDS encoding response regulator is translated as MTRPILLAVDDDISVLEAVVQDLRRKYGSTYRIMRAGSGPAALDTLRQLKVRDEAVALLLSDQRMPGMTGVEFLETALEIYPKARRVLLTAYADTEAAIRAINSARIHYYLTKPWDPPEEKLYPVLDDLLQDWNAGYQPRFEGLRVIGHRWSLKDHQLRSFLSRNHVPYRWLDAAASDDAQQLLKERSLDPEALPVVLFSDGSSLVDPEQEALATRVGLRTQAAQDFYDIIVVGAGPAGLAAAVYGASEGLKTLVIEPEAPGGQAGSSSLIENYLGFPSGITGSDLGRRAHMQGVRFGAEFLTQRAVGMRVEGQYRFVVLSDGREVSSHVLLLATGVEYRRLDIPGVEHLTGRGVYYGAALVEAAACKDEDVFIVGGANSAGQAALHFAKFACKVTMLVRSNGLEASMSKYLIDEIARTPNIVIESNTRVLSAEGNGHLQSVRTCSPTGEMVREAGSLFVFIGAVPGTEWLPNVVLRDEKGFILAGPELKAAPGFAATWKQDRDPFLLETSVPGVFVAGDVRHGSVKRAASAVGEGSIAVQFAHQYLASF
- a CDS encoding ABC transporter permease; amino-acid sequence: MDNLRDDLKHALHMFVKNPAFTIAVVAALALGIGADTAIFSVVNTVLLKPLSYPEPDRIVQILLTSPDGEGPGASATKLHVWQEQTSVFQDVAGYDGGGGMNLTGGIPEQVHGVHVTEGYFRVFGAPFALGRGFTRDEDRPHGGNVVVVSNGLWKRKFGSDPHLIGRSISIANLPYTVVGVTGDFDTDPAADLWIPYQFDPNTSDQAHYFVAAARMRPGITLSQVQAQLKLAAAEFNRKYPGANQRGGFDAQLLKDSVVSDVRSSLLVLVGAVSFVLLIACANVANLLMVRAASRRREFAIRSALGAGRGRIIRQLLTESIVLALAGGILGMILGVVGVRALLASSPGDIPRIGENGVLVGLDWHVALFTLGISFLTGILFGLVPAIEASKPDLSSAMKENSKGSGGSLRTSKMRSLLVVSEVSLALVLLIGASLLIRTFVALRLVDPGFNSHNVLTAEMAMNGPNFEKTAGVAQVIREGRQRLNAMPGVVTAAATNSMPLVGGFGLPFTIVGRPQNGQPDGAGWMAVSPGYYDAFKIPILHGRDFTDNDTGGAQGVALINEAMAKQFWKKGENPVGQQILIGHGVGPEFEEPARLIVGVVGDVRDGGLNRNPEPKMIVPLAQMTDGLTELNSKVAPISWIIRTKVEPHQLTAMVSEELRKSSGGLPVARVRSMEEIVVRSTARQDFNMLLLSIFGGSALILAAIGIYGLMAYSVQQRTQEIGIRMAMGADRGRITKLVVWQGMRLALAGVVIGMGAAFGLTHLIASLLYGVKGWDPFVFISVPIILTGVALLAVWLPAQRASRLNPMEALRTE
- a CDS encoding sensor histidine kinase; protein product: MNQPEDSAGRTHMGEVPQTITETVELGDFAEQLSKVAIFADLTPEDLCGLSRAELLHIPVDGAILDPTDPVLAYFIVLEGEVSADRVEKDGSVFRLGVAKAGESFGEVLLLAGKPPTVRVFATSPSILLRFSEADFWNMMSCQPSIRKVVLSHMAQRMQAYQAEAAHREKLVSLGTLAAGLMHELHNPGSAAKRAASQLRANLLRLQELSFRFCDRKTTPEQVSCMRDLQAEAISHAHVTAMSSLEQSDAEEAMAEWLESAGVENAYKIAPSLVGIGLNPKALECTREAFANDGLSDPLNWLESLVSSVSLVDSIEDSVTRVSDLVMAVKKFAYDDRCTLRSVDVHDSIQSTLTMLGHKLRLKQVSVTKHFDASPASIQTSGVALSQVWTNLVDNAIDASPDGAQIEVRTWLEPKTLSTTALAEDHLCISITDHGIGIPAESLERIFEPFYTTKPVGKGTGLGLEIVHRIVTQSFGGKIVVDSQPGRTEFIVSLPRQETGVTC
- a CDS encoding response regulator transcription factor; this translates as MNKVILADSQAIFRAGTAKVLAMDENLRIIAQCSDVERMMHAITTFPGAIVILASVLKPEIGRLNILLTSAGSRGIVIIENSESSAPYVQQGFHGVLFRNTSGSAMVECVRRVAAGEIWQPLQSAFVEMADEDMVGTRVRDRLTPKEMRIVALIVQGCKNREIATRLRTTEQVIKNYLRSIYDKTGVSDRLELALFTLHHRVLAEAAADVGSRIDAEERANTTEAVGKVESISRTGT
- a CDS encoding inositol monophosphatase family protein, encoding MTQDSLQHRLLIACAVAREAGVLQKRRFLDRDAMSFKFKGPHDYLTATDGEVEKLVRERLLGAFPGDTFLGEEDGGQVSDRTWVVDPIDGTSNFARGIAHFCVSIAFVLNGVASIGVIYAPMSDELFAAATGMGATLNGEKIKTTKVTQLDQSLLEMGRASRQPQAAYLSVLEKVMSKGVALRGGGSGALAVANVAAGRVDACMETHMYSWDCLAGLVLVKEAGGRVNDFLAGDGLLKGNAILASAAGIADELSELFNLPLLA